One Diadema setosum chromosome 8, eeDiaSeto1, whole genome shotgun sequence genomic window carries:
- the LOC140232151 gene encoding uncharacterized protein yields MDVKYSRPERYVPHHWLSVYTVTCDIIRTFDALRLFYYSFLPDSEKQTYQDVVSGIFEQYDISSTSQQGIKRLQKQMSEKKMTQDGTNRKKRIFQKLFYTNEKTRLELKINGSVLPMLKKYVMMFQSSEPLIHKLNDKQQELLLDFLSCFIRPKVLKDISSRSPEQLDICDKANQLPQKDMHLVGNIMKGLHAPQANELIKQLREGYVKCGQKLQEKMPVNNKLLRCASAIDPHATGHTITMQRLLQLPKLVTKIFDEEEIMSYEQDVRRFQRQAKIPCNEERIDSFWANVKKTGEYPHVSKMALALVSCFHGPAVESSFSIMGGVLGADKAKMYIKTFSLIQTVKYHLNSERSSACKHFSRPDVINDPVDVKLCRNMKRASKEYQARPCRAQG; encoded by the coding sequence ATGGATGTCAAATATTCACGGCCAGAGAGGTATGTGCCCCACCATTGGCTTTCTGTGTATACGGTCACCTGTGACATCATCCGAACGTTTGACGCGCTGAGGCTATTTTATTACTCTTTTTTGCCGGACTCCGAGAAACAAACATACCAGGATGTGGTGTCAGGCATATTTGAGCAATATGATATAAGCAGTACTAGCCAACAAGGAATCAAGCGTCTCCAGAAGCAAAtgtcagagaaaaaaatgacgCAAGATGGGACCAACAGGAAGAAGAGGATCTTCCAGAAACTCTTCTACACAAATGAGAAAACCAGACTTGAGCTGAAGATCAATGGATCAGTCTTGCCCATGCTGAAGAAGTACGTAATGATGTTTCAGTCCAGCGAGCCTCTTATCCACAAACTAAACGACAAACAACAAGAATTGcttcttgattttctttcttgtttcattCGGCCCAAAGTGCTGAAGGATATCAGCAGCAGATCGCCAGAACAATTGGACATTTGTGACAAAGCTAATCAATTGCCTCAGAAGGACATGCATCTTGTTGGGAACATAATGAAAGGTCTCCATGCTCCTCAAGCTAATGAGCTGATCAAGCAACTGAGGGAAGGTTATGTGAAGTGTGGACAAAAACTTCAAGAAAAGATGCCAGTTAACAACAAACTACTTAGGTGTGCATCTGCCATTGACCCTCATGCCACAGGTCACACAATAACTATGCAGCGGCTACTACAGTTGCCGAAGCTTGTCACCAAAATCTTTGATGAAGAAGAAATCATGAGTTATGAACAAGAcgtgaggagatttcaaagacagGCAAAAATTCCTTGCAATGAAGAGAGAATTGACTCTTTCTGGGCCAATGTGAAAAAAACAGGAGAGTATCCTCATGTCAGCAAGATGGCACTAGCCTTGGTTTCTTGCTTTCATGGACCTGCAGTAGAGAGTTCGTTTAGTATCATGGGTGGTGTGCTGGGTGCCGATAAGGCTAAAATGTACATTAAGACCTTCTCCTTGATACAGACAGTTAAGTATCATCTGAACAGTGAGAGGTCTtctgcatgcaaacatttttcaCGGCCAGACGTTATTAACGACCCTGTTGATGTCAAACTATGCAGGAACATGAAAAGGGCATCTAAAGAGTACCAGGCCAGGCCGTGCCGGGCCCAGGGCTGA